The region CCGGCCGGCCGGTGCTTCGATCGAACAGCGTGTACTCGGCCCGGAAGTTCAGGTCCGGATCGCCAAAGGGTAGGGTGACCGGAATCGTGCGCAGCTTGCCGGTCTCGGTCTGATCGCGCAGCTCAGCGTCCAGTGGATGGAGTAACCATCCCTCTGGACTCTGCACCTGGGTGGTTAAGGTGAATTGATCGTCTTTCTCCGGCAGGCGCCTGCCGTCCTTCTCGGTGACACGACCGATACTGATCCGGCCAATGACCGGCGGGGTAATCGCTAGGCCTTTAATCATTGCGGTATCCTCATAGCGTTAAACAAGGGCGAGCCGCAAAACGGCTCACCCAAGGGAGTGGATAAAGAAGGAGTTGATAGAAGGGGGACGTAAAGCTGAGCGCAATTACGCCCGCTCAGTCAGTCGAGCGAACCAGAAAGCGCCGGCTACCGGGGCGTGTGGTGTGGTATTCGTTCATCAGCTCCGGTAGGTCCCTCATCAGAGCATCGGTATTCAAGGCTTTGCTGTCCTTGCTCCGCTTCCAGGAGATCGAGCCCCGCGCAAAGGTGGCACGGGTCGCCTCGCCCATGGCCTGTTGCAGGGTTTGCTTGAGCAGCTCCTCCTGCTGAGTCAGGGTTTTGAGCTTATGGCGGGCCGTGACCAACTGATCGAACACGTTGCACAGGTGCGGGTCATCGGTGAAGTCGACCGTTTCACCATCGTCCTGGGGATATAGGTACCGCAAGGCGGTTCCGGCGGACTCCGACCCATCCGCTGGGGGCGGGGTGTCGGTTTCCACGTAGTCCCAGAACTTGCGCTCCAGCTCGATCAACCGGGCAATCAGCGCATCGTCCCGCTCAATGCGGTGCACCTGAATCTCCTGGCCACAGAGCAACACACAGACATCGGCGGCGGCTTTGCCGGTGACCGCCAACTGGTGCTGAACCTGGCACTGCACGTATTCCGGTACACCGTCGCGCCACAGCCGCACCCCAAACTCCCCGGCGGTCTTGCATTCGAGTATCTGAACATCGGATACGCCCACCACCGAGTAGTCCAGGTTGGCCAGCATCCAGGCTTTGTCCTGGTCGGGGTGCTGCAAGACGGCGTTCACCCGACGCACCTTGTTGCCCGTGCGCTTGGTGTAGTGGGTGGCCACAATCGGTTCGAGAATATGGCCCCAGTACATGGGGGAGCCATCGTCATCGGGATCAACCGA is a window of Marinimicrobium sp. C6131 DNA encoding:
- a CDS encoding YqaJ viral recombinase family protein, encoding MKAPRITSPKQRPALRLVSTKDLSRNDWLKVRQTGIGASDAAAAVGLNPYQSQLELWMIKTGREDQLPSVDPDDDGSPMYWGHILEPIVATHYTKRTGNKVRRVNAVLQHPDQDKAWMLANLDYSVVGVSDVQILECKTAGEFGVRLWRDGVPEYVQCQVQHQLAVTGKAAADVCVLLCGQEIQVHRIERDDALIARLIELERKFWDYVETDTPPPADGSESAGTALRYLYPQDDGETVDFTDDPHLCNVFDQLVTARHKLKTLTQQEELLKQTLQQAMGEATRATFARGSISWKRSKDSKALNTDALMRDLPELMNEYHTTRPGSRRFLVRSTD